In Oncorhynchus gorbuscha isolate QuinsamMale2020 ecotype Even-year linkage group LG08, OgorEven_v1.0, whole genome shotgun sequence, one genomic interval encodes:
- the LOC124040680 gene encoding growth/differentiation factor 15-like, which produces MMEPLKVLLIDEEHPSDMLWYRAVFHKNRHIRKELTLARAELKLYRQLLDGSKAAEPTIRDEVHVKIYETKPLNSSLLIHTETLVQTVAARTGDLTLDIRTVVGNWSGRSDGHSLVVEVELALEEGTDPKRTPQMVLEVDLVEPRSAGRRRQTRSNKEDNCDEDGSCCRKSINVSFKEIGWSDWVVAPTGYNMHFFDGSCPHNYKPASMHAQAKSRLHHINKGATPHPCCVPAAYEPVILMHYDSWGKLKLTPFNDLIVSKCHCT; this is translated from the exons ATGA TGGAGCCTCTCAAAGTGCTtttgattgatgaggaacatccaTCAGATATGCTTTGGTACAGAGCTGTATTTCACAAGAACCGACACATCAGGAAGGAGCTCACTTTGGCCCGGGCTGAGCTGAAGCTCTACAGACAGCTGTTGGATGGCTCTAAAGCTGCCGAGCCCACAATTAGGGATGAGGTTCATGTAAAGATCTATGAGACGAAACCACTGAACTCTTCTCTATTGATTCACACAGAGACCCTTGTTCAGACGGTCGCTGCAAGAACTGGTGATTTGACTTTGGACATCAGAACTGTGGTTGGTAACTGGAGTGGGAGGTCGGACGGCCACTCTCTGGTTGTGGAAGTAGAACTGGCCTTAGAAGAGGGAACTGATCCCAAGAGGACCCCTCAGATGGTCCTGGAGGTAGACCTTGTAGAACCTAGATCAGCAGGCAGAAGAAGACAGACTCGCTCCAACAAAGAGGACAACTGTGACGAAGACGGTAGCTGCTGCCGAAAATCCATCAATGTGTCCTTCAAGGAGATTGGCTGGTCAGACTGGGTCGTGGCCCCCACTGGTTACAACATGCATTTCTTTGACGGCTCCTGTCCACACAACTACAAGCCAGCCAGCATGCACGCGCAGGCAAAGTCTCGTCTTCACCACATCAACAAGGGAGCAACACCTCACCCCTGTTGTGTGCCGGCAGCCTACGAGCCTGTGATCCTCATGCACTATGACAGTTGGGGAAAGTTGAAGCTCACTCCCTTCAATGACTTGATTGTCAGCAAATGCCACTGTACTTGA